The Notamacropus eugenii isolate mMacEug1 chromosome Y, mMacEug1.pri_v2, whole genome shotgun sequence genome includes a window with the following:
- the LOC140516864 gene encoding olfactory receptor 13G1-like, protein MTQMFMFTWALVSEVLLLAIMAFDHYAAICHPLHYSMVMSSHVCSGMAGGIWAIGISNSAVHTSLAVPLSFCKSLVIDHFFCELPPILKLSCSDTHLNETLAFCVNMIFGVGSCSLILVSYGYIIRTVLRIRSSKGKKKAFSTCSSHLTVVSLYYSTVIYTYIRPTSNLSLERDKIITVLYSVIIPVFNPIIYSFRNREVKGALQKLLG, encoded by the coding sequence ATGACTCAGATGTTCATGTTCACATGGGCCTTAGTCTCAGAGGTTCTCCTCTTGGCCATCATGGCATTTGACCATTATGCTGCTATCTGTCATCCCCTGCATTACTCAATGGTCATGAGTAGTCATGTCTGCAGTGGAATGGCTGGAGGCATCTGGGCCATTGGTATAAGCAACTCAGCAGTCCATACCAGCTTGGCAGTCCCCTTGTCCTTCTGCAAATCCCTTGTTATTGACCATTTCTTCTGTGAGCTGCCACCCATACTGAAGCTGTCATGCTCTGACACCCATCTCAATGAAACTCTAGCTTTCTGTGTTAATATGATATTTGGGGTGGGAAGTTGTTCCCTTATCCTGGTTTCTTATGGATATATTATTAGGACAGTTCTGAGGATTCGCTCCTCTAAAGGCAAGAAGAAAGCCTTTTCCACTTGCTCTTCTCACCTTACTGTGGTCTCCCTCTATTATTCCACTGTAATTTATACCTACATCCGCCCAACCTCCAACCTCTCTTTGGAAAGGGACAAAATCATCACTGTCCTCTACTCTGTCATCATCCCTGTGTTCAACCCAATTATTTATTCCTTCAGGAACAGAGAAGTGAAAGGGGCTTTGCAGAAACTGTTGGGATAG